Proteins from a single region of Desulfovibrio sp. JC022:
- a CDS encoding DUF4301 family protein — protein sequence MTTENELREIENGLIDIIDEGISASALAEQVERFKTGFAPTQLERACTLTDGIYRIQPAEKEELLDCFEEAADEGRFTKFVPASGAATRMFKHLLAKLNGEDLSEKDSEMVRTFMDLLPVLPFYSDLQDIMNENGDSLEDAYAVQDYNLILEYLLTEKGLNYAAMPKGLIPFHNYAGGYRTPFEEHIAEAAAYIKDRRGKVKLHFTVSPLHEQAVREHVDEVAGKYSDCRFDIEYSRQNRRTDTVAVDMNNDVFRTDDGKILFRPAGHGALLDNLHKLRGDIVYLKNIDNIVPDSVKGDTLEYKKLLGGLLVRLQDQIFECLNMLENHNCSEFEVAAVAIFAVSHLSMQLPDNFGQMSLEDKVSMLRVRLSKPIRVCGMVKNEGEPGGGPFWVNGPDGFVSAQIVEKSQVDMSNPEQAAIVKKATHFNPVDLVCGMRSHRGEWYALKNFTDPETGFISTKSKDGRKLKAMELPGLWNGSMADWITVFVEVPLSTFSPVKTVNDLLKEEHRM from the coding sequence ATGACTACTGAAAATGAGCTTCGAGAAATTGAGAATGGTTTAATTGATATTATTGATGAAGGTATTTCCGCATCAGCACTGGCTGAGCAGGTTGAACGGTTTAAGACAGGTTTTGCGCCGACTCAGCTTGAGCGGGCCTGTACATTGACTGACGGTATTTATCGTATTCAGCCTGCCGAAAAAGAAGAATTGCTCGATTGTTTTGAAGAAGCTGCCGATGAAGGGCGTTTTACCAAGTTTGTCCCGGCCTCCGGTGCTGCTACCCGTATGTTCAAGCACCTGCTGGCAAAGCTGAATGGTGAAGATCTCTCCGAAAAGGATAGCGAAATGGTCCGGACTTTCATGGATCTTCTCCCGGTGCTTCCTTTTTATTCAGATTTGCAGGATATCATGAATGAGAACGGTGACAGTCTTGAAGATGCATATGCTGTTCAGGATTATAACCTGATACTTGAATATTTGCTTACTGAAAAAGGCTTGAATTATGCGGCAATGCCTAAGGGATTGATCCCGTTTCACAATTATGCTGGCGGATACCGCACTCCTTTTGAAGAGCATATTGCTGAGGCTGCCGCTTACATCAAGGATCGCCGGGGTAAGGTTAAGCTGCATTTTACTGTTTCCCCGCTGCATGAGCAGGCCGTGCGTGAACATGTTGATGAAGTTGCCGGTAAGTATTCTGATTGCCGTTTTGATATTGAATATTCCCGGCAGAACAGAAGAACCGACACTGTTGCGGTAGACATGAATAATGATGTTTTCCGAACCGATGATGGTAAGATACTGTTCAGGCCAGCCGGACACGGAGCCTTGCTGGATAATTTGCACAAGCTGCGCGGTGACATTGTTTACCTGAAGAATATTGATAACATTGTTCCTGACAGCGTTAAGGGCGATACCCTTGAATATAAGAAGCTGCTTGGCGGTTTGCTGGTCAGGTTGCAGGATCAGATTTTTGAATGTTTGAACATGTTGGAAAATCATAATTGCAGTGAGTTTGAAGTCGCTGCGGTGGCAATTTTTGCAGTCTCCCATCTTTCCATGCAGCTGCCTGATAATTTCGGCCAAATGAGTCTTGAGGATAAGGTCAGCATGTTGCGGGTCCGGTTGTCTAAGCCGATACGTGTTTGCGGAATGGTTAAGAATGAAGGCGAGCCAGGCGGTGGTCCTTTCTGGGTAAATGGGCCGGATGGATTTGTTTCCGCGCAGATCGTGGAAAAGAGTCAGGTGGATATGAGTAATCCCGAACAGGCGGCTATTGTAAAGAAAGCAACCCACTTCAATCCTGTTGATTTAGTTTGTGGAATGAGAAGTCATCGCGGGGAATGGTATGCATTGAAGAATTTTACCGATCCTGAGACCGGATTCATTTCTACCAAGTCCAAGGATGGTCGCAAGCTTAAGGCAATGGAACTTCCGGGATTATGGAACGGTTCCATGGCTGACTGGATAACTGTATTTGTGGAAGTTCCCCTGAGTACTTTTTCTCCGGTTAAGACTGTAAATGATTTATTAAAGGAAGAGCATCGTATGTAA
- the ercA gene encoding alcohol dehydrogenase-like regulatory protein ErcA — translation MKEVLEMRKFVAPELVFGVGSSKLAGQYAENFGVNRALIVTDPGIVGCSWVQAVEQSLQGAGIETYIFSDVSENPRDVEVMSGAEFYLENRCDCIIAVGGGSPMDCAKGIGIVTTNNSHILNFEGVDMVEVPGPPLICIPTTAGSSADVSQFAIITDTVRDVKISIVSKAMVPDAALIDPELTSTMDAQLTAATGMDALTHAIEAYVSNANSALTDLLALDAIEQVSGNLPAAINDPKNLELRGQVMLGSMEAGLAFSNAILGAVHAMAHSLGGHLDLPHGECNAILLPHVVRANYPSAVARYSRVAEKMGVSIAEKTDGQICDELVQAVLNLSRAAGINQSLGDLGLIRDEIPKLAEMALKDACMVTNPVELSQEDVEKIYEAAL, via the coding sequence GTGAAAGAAGTTTTGGAGATGAGAAAATTCGTAGCTCCTGAGCTTGTTTTCGGCGTCGGTTCATCAAAGCTTGCCGGTCAGTATGCCGAAAATTTCGGAGTCAACAGGGCCTTGATTGTTACCGATCCCGGTATTGTCGGGTGTAGTTGGGTGCAGGCAGTAGAGCAGAGCTTGCAGGGTGCCGGAATTGAGACCTATATTTTCAGCGATGTCTCGGAGAATCCGCGGGATGTTGAAGTCATGAGCGGAGCTGAATTTTATCTGGAAAACAGATGCGACTGCATCATTGCCGTAGGCGGTGGGAGTCCAATGGATTGCGCCAAGGGAATCGGCATTGTCACCACCAATAATTCCCATATTTTGAATTTTGAGGGCGTGGATATGGTTGAAGTTCCCGGTCCGCCCCTGATTTGTATACCCACCACAGCTGGAAGTTCCGCTGATGTTTCGCAGTTCGCTATTATTACCGATACCGTACGGGATGTGAAAATAAGCATTGTCAGTAAAGCCATGGTTCCCGATGCAGCCTTGATTGATCCGGAACTGACCTCCACCATGGATGCCCAGTTGACGGCTGCCACAGGTATGGATGCCTTGACCCATGCCATAGAGGCCTATGTTTCCAATGCCAATTCCGCTTTGACCGACTTACTGGCCCTTGATGCTATTGAGCAGGTTTCCGGTAACCTTCCCGCTGCGATCAACGATCCTAAGAATCTTGAATTACGTGGGCAGGTCATGCTGGGCAGTATGGAGGCCGGGCTTGCTTTTTCGAACGCTATTCTCGGGGCTGTGCACGCCATGGCTCACAGTCTCGGCGGACATCTGGATCTGCCGCATGGTGAGTGTAATGCTATTTTGCTGCCTCATGTTGTCAGGGCAAATTATCCATCAGCAGTTGCACGGTATTCCCGTGTTGCAGAAAAAATGGGTGTATCCATTGCAGAAAAAACTGACGGGCAGATTTGCGATGAGCTGGTGCAGGCTGTTCTGAACTTGAGCAGAGCTGCGGGAATAAACCAGTCACTGGGAGATCTGGGGCTTATTCGCGATGAAATTCCAAAACTGGCTGAAATGGCTCTCAAAGATGCATGCATGGTTACCAACCCGGTAGAACTCAGTCAGGAAGATGTAGAGAAAATTTATGAAGCGGCGCTCTAA
- a CDS encoding PAS domain S-box protein, with product MKRRSKSKPNDNVRNKLIGLGENSMRKSYYPELRERINELERFRALVENANDALFVLDAFSWSFADVNKTALNKTNYSRDELLDSPPELVFPEETCFLLHEVLIDDDVYSSWDKEDVSMTDLLGQGGSSIPVEMTLRVHFVGGRLYIVMVARDVRRRLADQRALQRTRNYLGNVIDSMHSVLVGVDEDSNVVLWNDYAHKETGRAAEDAEGNFVYEMMPELRRFEHLISATIRGETEGGTEIFHMDRDGYNVFYEIVVFPFKGEESGAVIRIDDITARTRMEEVMVQTEKMMTVGGLAAGMAHEINNPLGGILQGVQNIQRRISGHLPKNHAVADELEIPFKAIHEYCERRGILHKLESVREMGERSARIVSNMLQFSRQSGGERVCSDIKKIVETSIELSFSGYDFYSKSGGGGLEIIRELDDSISCLECSPSEIEQVLINLLKNSVQAILSDPERKEDSVARIAVRLKPEGKFARLEIEDNGPGMDAETRKKALEPFFTTKAAGEGTGLGLFVSYFIITQKHGGTFEIETSPGKGMKIIIKIPIKC from the coding sequence ATGAAGCGGCGCTCTAAGTCAAAGCCCAATGATAATGTCCGCAACAAACTTATCGGACTGGGCGAAAATTCCATGCGCAAGAGCTATTATCCTGAATTGCGCGAAAGGATTAATGAGCTGGAGCGTTTCAGGGCTTTGGTGGAAAATGCCAACGATGCCCTGTTCGTGCTTGATGCGTTTTCATGGAGTTTTGCCGATGTAAACAAGACCGCTTTGAACAAGACGAATTATAGCAGGGATGAGTTGCTAGATAGCCCGCCGGAACTTGTTTTTCCTGAAGAAACCTGTTTTTTGCTGCATGAAGTGTTGATCGATGATGATGTTTATTCTTCGTGGGATAAAGAAGACGTTTCCATGACCGATTTGCTTGGTCAAGGCGGTTCCAGTATTCCAGTGGAAATGACTCTCAGGGTACACTTTGTGGGCGGCAGGCTTTATATTGTCATGGTTGCCCGTGATGTGCGGCGCAGGCTTGCCGATCAACGGGCGTTGCAGCGTACTCGCAATTATCTCGGTAATGTTATTGATTCCATGCATTCTGTGCTTGTGGGGGTTGATGAAGATTCAAATGTTGTGCTTTGGAATGATTATGCCCACAAGGAAACCGGACGGGCTGCCGAGGATGCGGAAGGAAATTTTGTTTATGAAATGATGCCGGAGTTGCGCCGCTTTGAACACCTTATTTCGGCAACTATCCGGGGGGAGACCGAAGGTGGGACTGAAATTTTCCACATGGACCGTGACGGTTACAATGTTTTTTATGAAATAGTTGTATTTCCGTTTAAGGGAGAAGAGTCCGGTGCAGTCATCAGGATTGACGACATTACCGCCAGAACCCGTATGGAAGAAGTCATGGTTCAGACCGAGAAAATGATGACGGTGGGCGGGCTTGCCGCTGGTATGGCTCATGAAATCAACAACCCTTTGGGTGGTATCCTTCAGGGGGTCCAAAATATCCAGCGCAGGATTTCTGGGCACTTACCTAAGAATCATGCCGTAGCTGATGAATTAGAAATTCCTTTTAAAGCAATTCATGAATATTGTGAGAGGCGGGGGATTCTGCATAAGCTCGAATCTGTGCGGGAAATGGGTGAACGCTCCGCCCGCATTGTTTCCAATATGCTCCAGTTCAGTCGTCAGTCCGGCGGCGAGAGGGTCTGTTCCGATATAAAGAAAATAGTTGAAACTTCCATTGAGTTGTCTTTTAGCGGCTACGACTTCTACAGTAAGTCTGGGGGCGGTGGATTGGAAATTATACGGGAATTGGATGATTCCATTTCCTGTTTGGAATGTTCTCCGTCAGAAATTGAGCAGGTTCTGATTAATTTGCTTAAGAACTCAGTGCAGGCAATCCTCTCTGACCCGGAAAGAAAGGAAGACAGTGTCGCCCGTATTGCTGTTCGTTTAAAGCCTGAGGGTAAATTTGCCCGTCTGGAAATTGAAGACAACGGTCCCGGGATGGATGCGGAAACCCGTAAAAAAGCCTTGGAGCCTTTTTTTACCACCAAGGCTGCGGGGGAAGGGACCGGACTCGGACTATTTGTGTCCTATTTTATCATTACCCAGAAGCACGGTGGAACTTTTGAGATTGAGACCAGTCCCGGTAAGGGAATGAAAATTATTATAAAAATTCCTATTAAATGTTAA
- a CDS encoding LysR family transcriptional regulator ArgP gives MLDNIYLEALAAVIEEGGFDKAALKLNISQSAVSQRIRNFEEQLGRVLVVRSTPPEPTEDGRKLIKHLRTIRLMEKELSDSMRLNPSGEFVTLPVGVNADSLATWFLDALDSFLKEHNVLLDLYVDDENRTHEMLRRGEVVGCIGTVAKPVKGCRSDFLATFDYLCLSSPDFYQRWFSDGFDRETVAEAPAAVFNRKDETQSQMLEKVFPGQSVTHPIFYVPSSESFVDVVCRGLAYGMVPEFQVQQELDSGRLVEILPQGRVPVSLYWHSWNVETQLLDGLRRELVKYF, from the coding sequence ATGCTTGATAACATTTACCTGGAAGCACTGGCAGCGGTAATCGAAGAGGGCGGTTTTGATAAGGCTGCCTTGAAACTGAATATTTCCCAATCAGCTGTTTCGCAGCGCATACGAAATTTTGAAGAACAACTGGGCCGTGTGCTGGTGGTTCGTTCCACGCCCCCTGAACCCACTGAAGACGGGCGCAAGTTGATCAAACATTTGCGTACCATACGGCTCATGGAGAAGGAATTAAGTGATTCCATGCGGCTGAATCCGTCCGGGGAATTCGTGACTCTGCCTGTGGGAGTAAATGCGGATAGTCTTGCCACATGGTTTCTGGATGCCCTTGATAGCTTTTTGAAAGAGCACAATGTGCTGCTTGATCTTTACGTGGATGATGAGAACAGGACCCATGAAATGCTTCGTCGAGGAGAGGTTGTCGGTTGCATCGGCACAGTGGCTAAGCCTGTAAAAGGTTGTCGAAGTGATTTTTTAGCCACGTTTGATTATCTTTGCCTGAGTTCTCCCGATTTTTACCAACGTTGGTTCAGTGATGGGTTTGACCGAGAAACCGTGGCCGAGGCTCCGGCAGCAGTTTTCAATCGCAAGGATGAAACACAATCCCAGATGCTGGAAAAGGTGTTTCCCGGTCAATCGGTAACGCATCCTATATTTTATGTTCCGTCTTCTGAATCTTTTGTAGATGTGGTTTGCCGGGGGCTGGCTTACGGAATGGTACCGGAGTTTCAGGTTCAGCAAGAGCTGGATTCAGGCAGGTTGGTCGAAATTTTGCCGCAGGGTAGAGTCCCGGTTTCGCTTTACTGGCATTCATGGAATGTGGAAACTCAATTACTTGATGGGTTGCGCCGTGAACTTGTAAAATACTTTTAA
- a CDS encoding LysE/ArgO family amino acid transporter: MSSIIPYMQGFGTGAGLIIAIGAQNAFVLTQSIRKNHHMTICLVCAICDALLISLGVLGTGQLIASNPMLLKPAAWGGAAFLTWYGFGSFRSAIKGGQLEAEKAATTGLKSVILLTLTITLLNPHVYLDTVVMLGSISGQYDGIDRYMFGFGAMSASFAWFYTLGFGGRALAPLFKKPVTWRVLDSAVCLTMWVIAYHLAEKAMSV; this comes from the coding sequence ATGTCATCAATTATTCCATATATGCAGGGATTCGGAACCGGGGCCGGGCTTATCATCGCCATCGGCGCACAGAACGCCTTTGTGCTGACCCAAAGCATCAGAAAAAACCATCACATGACCATTTGTCTGGTCTGCGCCATTTGTGATGCTCTTTTAATTTCACTGGGAGTACTGGGAACAGGCCAGCTTATTGCTTCCAATCCCATGCTGCTCAAACCGGCGGCTTGGGGCGGCGCGGCTTTTCTAACATGGTACGGATTCGGTTCTTTTCGCTCGGCCATTAAGGGAGGACAGCTTGAAGCTGAGAAGGCAGCAACGACGGGCTTAAAGTCCGTAATCCTGCTAACCCTGACCATCACCCTGCTCAACCCGCACGTATATCTGGATACGGTGGTCATGCTCGGGTCCATCAGCGGGCAGTATGACGGTATCGACCGCTATATGTTCGGATTCGGAGCCATGTCCGCATCTTTTGCATGGTTTTATACCCTCGGGTTCGGAGGAAGAGCCTTGGCACCATTATTTAAGAAGCCTGTAACATGGCGAGTGCTGGACAGCGCGGTCTGCCTGACCATGTGGGTAATTGCATACCATCTGGCAGAAAAGGCCATGAGTGTTTGA
- the ptsP gene encoding phosphoenolpyruvate--protein phosphotransferase produces the protein MVGLVIVSHSQTLAQGVLELAEQMTRGSVVMEAAGGIDDPDNPIGTDPMKVMMAIESVAAQSEEGVLVIMDLGSALMSAETALDFLPDEVKDKVLLCSAPIVEGTMAAAVQASVGASLKEVSAEAGAALNVKIEQLAPITGETVQPVAAAQEEVQEGQELSIDLLVINKMGLHARPAANLVAEAGKFQSSIQIRKGDKTASGKSINQVALLAVKNGETITVTAIGPDAQQAIDGLKALHADNFGERDEDVAEVVMETEPCKIGGEGFVHGAPASTGYAVGPVYAHLATLPEVERTEVSDSAAETARLDQAITTALADIQALQRETEKTAGKANAAIFEVHGLILGDKDMRDKAASLISDEKINAEFAWFQVMDKMAADYRELDDAYMQARAADVMDCGGRVLRVLTGEGEQAIRLERESIIVAHDLTPSDVAGMDPEKVLGIVTEIGGATSHASILSRSMGIPAVIGTGECFQQISDSQMIALDGFEGTVWTSADQAKLDEISAKRDKWLAEREEAKAKGAAPAKTFDGTEIMVMGNIGTPADAPRVLEYGAEGVGLFRTEFLFQDREQEPDEQEQFEAYVEAAKTMNGNPVIIRTLDIGGDKPVKYLDTPVEENPFLGERGVRFCMARPELFRTQLRALLRAASEENIWIMFPMISGVEELQGVLDFQAEVREGLVSEGVKIAEKIKTGIMIEVPSAVAEAEKLGAICDFFSIGTNDLTQYVMAADRGNKSVAKICDSLNPAVLRMVKMTCDAAKATGIEVGMCGELAGNPKASALLLGLGLDELSMSGPSIPEVKEAIRAVSMDDCRALAEKALATKSGDEVREFL, from the coding sequence ATGGTAGGATTAGTAATTGTTTCCCATAGCCAGACATTGGCGCAGGGTGTTTTGGAACTGGCTGAGCAGATGACTCGCGGTTCTGTGGTTATGGAAGCCGCTGGCGGCATTGATGATCCCGACAATCCCATCGGCACTGACCCCATGAAGGTCATGATGGCCATTGAATCTGTGGCGGCCCAGTCTGAAGAGGGTGTGCTGGTCATAATGGACCTTGGCAGTGCGCTTATGAGTGCTGAAACCGCGCTCGATTTCCTGCCTGATGAGGTCAAGGATAAGGTACTGCTTTGCTCCGCTCCTATCGTGGAAGGGACCATGGCAGCGGCGGTGCAGGCTTCTGTGGGGGCTTCTCTTAAAGAAGTTAGTGCCGAGGCCGGTGCGGCCTTGAATGTGAAGATCGAACAGTTGGCTCCCATTACCGGGGAGACCGTACAACCTGTTGCAGCTGCGCAAGAAGAAGTTCAGGAAGGCCAAGAGCTGAGCATCGACCTGCTGGTGATCAATAAGATGGGGCTTCATGCCCGCCCGGCTGCAAATCTTGTTGCCGAGGCCGGAAAATTTCAATCATCTATTCAGATTCGCAAGGGCGACAAGACCGCGTCCGGTAAGAGCATCAACCAAGTGGCACTGCTGGCGGTTAAAAATGGTGAAACTATTACCGTCACTGCTATCGGTCCTGACGCACAGCAGGCAATTGATGGTCTGAAAGCGTTGCATGCCGATAATTTCGGTGAACGCGATGAAGATGTGGCTGAAGTGGTCATGGAAACCGAACCTTGCAAAATCGGCGGTGAAGGTTTTGTGCATGGTGCTCCAGCATCTACGGGTTATGCAGTTGGCCCGGTTTATGCCCATCTGGCGACCCTGCCGGAAGTAGAGCGGACTGAGGTATCTGACAGTGCTGCTGAAACTGCCCGTCTTGATCAGGCAATAACCACTGCGCTTGCTGATATTCAGGCTTTGCAGCGTGAGACCGAGAAAACCGCAGGTAAAGCTAATGCCGCAATTTTTGAAGTCCACGGTTTGATCCTTGGTGATAAGGATATGCGCGACAAGGCTGCTTCTCTAATTTCTGATGAAAAGATTAATGCCGAGTTTGCGTGGTTTCAGGTCATGGATAAAATGGCTGCTGATTACCGTGAGCTTGATGACGCATATATGCAGGCTCGTGCCGCAGATGTTATGGATTGCGGTGGGCGAGTGTTGCGAGTGCTGACCGGAGAAGGTGAGCAGGCCATCAGGCTTGAGCGCGAATCCATCATCGTGGCCCATGATCTTACACCTTCCGATGTTGCCGGAATGGACCCGGAAAAGGTTCTCGGCATTGTTACCGAGATCGGCGGGGCAACTTCCCATGCCTCTATCCTGTCCCGCTCCATGGGTATTCCTGCTGTTATCGGCACGGGTGAATGTTTCCAGCAGATTTCAGATAGTCAGATGATTGCATTGGACGGCTTTGAAGGCACGGTCTGGACTTCTGCGGATCAGGCCAAGCTTGATGAGATATCCGCCAAGCGTGATAAGTGGCTGGCTGAGCGAGAAGAGGCCAAGGCCAAAGGTGCTGCACCGGCTAAGACCTTTGATGGCACTGAAATCATGGTCATGGGTAATATCGGTACTCCGGCTGATGCTCCTCGCGTGCTGGAATACGGCGCAGAGGGCGTAGGGTTGTTTCGCACTGAATTCCTTTTTCAGGATCGTGAGCAGGAACCGGACGAGCAGGAGCAGTTTGAAGCTTACGTGGAAGCTGCCAAGACCATGAACGGCAATCCGGTTATCATCCGCACTCTTGATATCGGTGGCGACAAGCCGGTTAAATATCTTGATACTCCCGTAGAAGAGAACCCGTTCCTCGGTGAACGCGGTGTGCGTTTCTGCATGGCCCGGCCTGAACTTTTCCGCACCCAGCTGCGCGCTTTGTTGCGTGCTGCCAGCGAGGAAAATATCTGGATTATGTTCCCCATGATTTCCGGGGTGGAAGAACTTCAGGGTGTGCTTGATTTTCAGGCTGAGGTCCGTGAAGGGCTTGTTTCTGAAGGTGTAAAGATCGCTGAAAAGATCAAGACCGGGATCATGATTGAAGTTCCGTCAGCTGTTGCCGAGGCTGAGAAACTTGGCGCAATTTGCGATTTTTTCAGCATCGGTACTAATGATCTGACCCAGTATGTCATGGCTGCGGATCGCGGTAACAAGTCGGTTGCTAAAATCTGCGACAGCCTTAATCCTGCGGTGTTACGTATGGTCAAGATGACCTGTGATGCTGCCAAGGCTACAGGAATTGAAGTGGGCATGTGCGGTGAGCTGGCCGGGAATCCCAAGGCTTCAGCACTGCTGCTCGGACTCGGACTCGATGAACTGAGCATGAGCGGACCTTCTATCCCCGAAGTGAAGGAAGCCATCCGCGCCGTGTCCATGGACGATTGTCGTGCTCTTGCTGAAAAGGCATTGGCAACCAAGTCCGGTGATGAGGTTCGGGAATTTTTATAG